One Capsicum annuum cultivar UCD-10X-F1 chromosome 2, UCD10Xv1.1, whole genome shotgun sequence genomic window carries:
- the LOC107858677 gene encoding LOB domain-containing protein 36, whose protein sequence is MSSSNSPCAACKFLRRKCTQECVFAPYFPPDQPLKFANVHKVFGASNVAKLLNELNATQREDAVNSLAYEAEYRLRDPVYGCVGLISILQHKLKQVQDDLLTAKKELATYIGPQAMLPMLQHSGYLQQHPNNPSSSTMMPYNMPPTLGMPTGMQQHGGQLIMRDPQQQQQQQNHQQVIEAHQLAAVMAATREQQDMMRTYEQQPPPQQQQFNGGFDSAVGPVTATGFHQMSSSVSPSLGLSSFDNDPYQIHQTQQEHRGQVQVQPHQLLQQQQLPQQPQTPQQQQRAKSEEERSIGPSC, encoded by the exons ATGTCATCGTCCAATTCTCCATGTGCAGCATGCAAATTCTTGCGTCGAAAATGCACGCAAGAATGTGTTTTCGCGCCATACTTCCCACCAGATCAACCTCTGAAATTTGCCAATGTTCACAAGGTGTTTGGGGCTAGTAATGTTGCTAAATTACTCAACGAATTAAACGCGACTCAACGTGAAGATGCTGTAAATTCCCTAGCCTATGAGGCCGAATATCGCCTTCGTGATCCGGTTTACGGTTGTGTTGGTTTAATTTCAATACTTCAACATAAGCTCAAGCAAGTCCAAGATGATTTATTGACTGCTAAGAAAGAATTAGCAACTTATATTGGTCCACAAGCAATGTTGCCAATGCTTCAACACTCTGGGTATCTTCAGCAGCATCCGAATAATCCGTCTTCTTCTACTATGATGCCTTATAATATGCCGCCAACGCTAGGAATGCCAACGGGGATGCAACAACATGGTGGTCAATTAATAATGCGCGATCctcagcagcagcaacaacaacagaaTCATCAGCAAGTGATTGAAGCTCATCAATTAGCCGCGGTAATGGCAGCGACCAGGGAGCAACAAGATATGATGAGAACTTATGAGCAACAACCACCACCCCAGCAACAGCAATTTAACGGTGGATTTGATTCTGCAG TGGGGCCAGTAACTGCAACAGGATTTCATCAAATGAGTTCATCAGTATCACCTTCATTGGGTTTATCCTCGTTTGACAACGATCCTTATCAGATTCATCAAACACAGCAGGAGCATCGTGGCCAGGTTCAGGTTCAGCCGCATCAATTGCTCCAGCAACAACAGCTACCGCAACAACCACAGACACCACAGCAGCAACAGAGAGCCAAAAGTGAAGAGGAAAGGAGCATTGGTCCTTCATGTTAA